The Methylomicrobium lacus LW14 genome window below encodes:
- a CDS encoding ABC transporter ATP-binding protein, translating to MIELENIRRTFQVGEQTVKALNDISLTITKGEYVSVMGPSGSGKSTLLNVIALLDQPSSGRYLLNGRPATQLSDDELAKVRRENIGFVFQFFHLIPRLTASENIEMPMILAGINARERKQRVAKALAEVGLEDRAEHKPDQLSGGQLQRVAIARAMIMKPEILLADEPTGNLDSQSGKEIIELLESLNRQGVTLMIITHDPNIGGRANRKIRIVDGRIVKAADDAAISISGLDGDKPAASASAHLPTPDQP from the coding sequence ATGATTGAACTCGAAAACATCCGCCGCACCTTTCAGGTCGGCGAACAGACCGTCAAGGCGCTGAACGACATCAGTCTAACGATCACGAAAGGCGAATACGTCTCGGTGATGGGGCCGTCAGGTTCCGGCAAATCGACCCTATTGAACGTGATCGCTCTGCTCGACCAACCCTCTTCCGGCCGCTACCTGCTGAACGGCCGCCCGGCCACCCAACTCAGCGATGACGAACTCGCCAAAGTCCGCCGCGAAAACATCGGCTTCGTGTTTCAGTTTTTTCATTTGATTCCGCGCCTGACCGCCTCCGAAAACATCGAAATGCCGATGATACTGGCCGGAATCAACGCGCGTGAACGCAAACAGCGTGTCGCCAAAGCCCTCGCCGAAGTCGGCCTCGAAGACCGCGCCGAGCACAAGCCGGACCAGCTTTCCGGCGGCCAACTGCAACGCGTCGCGATCGCCCGCGCGATGATCATGAAACCCGAAATCCTGCTCGCGGACGAGCCGACCGGCAACCTGGACAGCCAGTCCGGCAAGGAAATCATCGAGCTTCTGGAAAGCCTGAACCGGCAAGGCGTCACCCTGATGATCATCACCCACGACCCGAATATAGGCGGCCGGGCTAACCGCAAGATAAGGATTGTTGACGGCAGAATCGTAAAAGCGGCAGACGACGCAGCGATTTCTATCTCTGGCTTAGATGGTGATAAGCCGGCAGCGTCTGCAAGCGCGCATCTTCCAACGCCTGACCAACCGTGA
- a CDS encoding efflux RND transporter periplasmic adaptor subunit has protein sequence MRKKTLIVFGSLAAAAALAVYYQRPKPVEVEIVSLEAGEVRATVSNTRVGTVKACRRAYLAPAAGGQVARLNVKEGDKVRQDQLLMEVWNQDLKAQLALQEAQIRANQAAAEQTCQLKAGAIREAERISRLQKFNQIVSEEQVDTKVTNAKAQSASCRSAREEIEVSQARRDAAQAAIERTLVKSPFDGTVAEINVELGEYVTPSPPGIPTLPAIDLLDVSCLYVSAPIDEVDAPQIKTGMAACVSLDAFEGKRCSGTVSRIAPYVLEKEKQARTVEVEVKLTDPKDLNELLPGYSADIEVLLADKPKALRVPAEAVIENHKVLLLNDDGLLVERSFKPGLANWNYVEVLEGLQPGDQIVLSIGQDGVVAGAHARIKP, from the coding sequence ATGCGCAAAAAAACACTGATCGTTTTCGGAAGCCTCGCGGCAGCCGCCGCACTTGCCGTCTATTATCAACGCCCGAAGCCAGTGGAAGTCGAAATCGTCAGCCTCGAAGCGGGCGAAGTCCGCGCGACCGTCTCCAATACCCGCGTCGGCACTGTCAAAGCCTGCCGGCGCGCGTATCTCGCGCCCGCCGCCGGCGGCCAGGTCGCCAGACTGAACGTGAAGGAAGGCGACAAGGTCAGACAAGACCAATTATTGATGGAAGTCTGGAATCAGGACCTGAAAGCCCAGCTCGCCTTGCAGGAAGCCCAGATACGCGCCAACCAGGCCGCCGCCGAGCAGACCTGTCAACTGAAAGCCGGCGCAATCCGCGAAGCCGAACGCATCTCCCGGCTGCAAAAATTCAACCAGATCGTCTCCGAGGAACAGGTCGACACCAAGGTCACCAACGCGAAGGCGCAGAGCGCGTCCTGCCGCTCCGCCCGGGAAGAGATCGAGGTCAGCCAGGCCAGACGCGACGCCGCCCAGGCCGCGATCGAGCGCACCCTGGTGAAGTCACCGTTCGACGGCACCGTCGCCGAAATCAATGTCGAGCTCGGCGAATATGTGACCCCTTCCCCGCCCGGCATCCCGACCCTGCCTGCGATCGATCTGCTCGACGTGAGCTGCCTGTACGTGTCCGCGCCGATCGATGAAGTCGATGCGCCGCAAATCAAAACCGGCATGGCCGCCTGCGTGTCGCTGGACGCTTTTGAAGGCAAACGCTGCTCCGGCACCGTCTCGCGCATCGCGCCCTACGTGCTCGAAAAGGAGAAACAGGCGCGCACGGTCGAAGTCGAAGTCAAACTGACCGACCCGAAAGACCTGAACGAATTATTGCCCGGCTACAGCGCCGATATCGAAGTGCTGCTGGCCGACAAGCCGAAAGCGCTGCGCGTGCCCGCCGAAGCGGTGATCGAAAATCATAAGGTCCTGCTGTTGAATGACGACGGCCTGCTGGTCGAACGCAGTTTCAAACCCGGCCTTGCGAACTGGAATTATGTCGAAGTGCTGGAAGGCTTGCAGCCCGGCGACCAGATCGTGCTGTCGATCGGCCAGGACGGCGTGGTCGCGGGCGCCCATGCGCGCATCAAGCCATGA
- the ylqF gene encoding ribosome biogenesis GTPase YlqF, with the protein MQIQWYPGHMHKAGKEIKEILPKTDIVIEVLDARIPFSSANPFLAELRGDKPCLKILNKSDIADPELTAAWQSYLEREHGVKTLALTSREPEKMRKIAELCRKMLPEQVQNDRIVHALIMGIPNVGKSTLINILAGRTVAKTGNEPAVTKTQQRIAIGNNVVLLDTPGMLWPNIENKNSGYRLAATGAIKDTALHHEAIAAFVAGYLGQHYPACLRDRFQLQEIPESADEVLEAIGRKRGCLRSGGRVELDKAAKILLAELRSGTLGRISLETPAMMEQEMAEVAVIREQKAEKNRLRKQKRGSSEG; encoded by the coding sequence ATGCAGATTCAGTGGTACCCCGGCCATATGCACAAGGCCGGCAAGGAAATTAAGGAAATCCTGCCGAAAACCGACATCGTGATCGAGGTTCTCGACGCGCGCATCCCGTTCAGCAGCGCCAATCCGTTCCTGGCAGAGTTGCGCGGCGACAAACCCTGTCTGAAGATCCTGAATAAAAGCGATATCGCCGACCCGGAACTGACCGCCGCCTGGCAAAGCTATCTGGAGCGGGAGCACGGCGTCAAGACGCTCGCCTTGACCAGCCGGGAGCCCGAGAAAATGCGCAAGATAGCGGAACTCTGCCGGAAAATGCTGCCCGAGCAGGTGCAAAACGACCGCATCGTGCATGCCTTGATCATGGGCATCCCGAACGTCGGCAAATCGACCCTGATCAACATCCTGGCCGGGCGCACGGTCGCCAAGACCGGCAACGAGCCGGCCGTCACCAAGACGCAGCAACGCATCGCGATCGGCAACAACGTCGTGCTCCTCGACACCCCCGGCATGCTCTGGCCGAATATCGAAAACAAGAACAGCGGCTACCGGCTGGCCGCGACCGGCGCGATCAAGGACACCGCCCTTCACCATGAAGCCATCGCCGCCTTCGTGGCCGGCTATCTCGGCCAACACTACCCCGCTTGCCTGCGCGATCGTTTTCAGTTGCAGGAAATTCCGGAATCGGCGGACGAGGTGCTGGAAGCGATCGGCAGGAAACGCGGCTGTTTGCGTTCCGGCGGACGCGTGGAGTTGGACAAGGCGGCTAAAATCCTGCTGGCCGAACTGCGATCCGGTACGCTGGGGCGGATCAGCCTTGAGACGCCGGCGATGATGGAGCAGGAAATGGCCGAGGTGGCTGTGATTCGGGAGCAGAAGGCCGAGAAAAATCGGTTGCGTAAGCAAAAGCGCGGCTCTTCGGAGGGCTAA
- the yfbR gene encoding 5'-deoxynucleotidase, which produces MADAAKNISVSTPFYAYLSRLRWIKRWGLKRNALDENVMEHSWEVAVIAHTLALIKNRYYGGSLDANAIATAALYHDITEVITGDLPTPIKYHSDAINVAYKEIEKQAEKELLKLLPAELQADFEALIHHDSMPEEHVRIIKAADKISAYLKCQAELKAGNTEFEMAAQELAKTIAGYRQPEVVFFMQAFAPSCGLTLDGLMRT; this is translated from the coding sequence ATGGCTGACGCGGCGAAAAACATTTCGGTATCGACCCCTTTCTATGCCTATCTGTCTAGGCTCAGGTGGATCAAGCGCTGGGGCCTGAAGCGCAACGCGCTTGACGAGAACGTGATGGAGCATAGCTGGGAAGTGGCGGTGATCGCGCACACTCTGGCGTTGATCAAAAACCGCTACTACGGCGGCAGCCTGGATGCGAACGCGATCGCGACCGCGGCGCTTTATCACGACATTACCGAAGTGATCACAGGCGACCTGCCGACGCCGATCAAATACCATTCCGACGCGATCAATGTCGCCTACAAAGAGATCGAAAAACAGGCCGAGAAGGAGCTGCTGAAACTGCTGCCGGCCGAATTGCAGGCCGATTTCGAGGCGCTGATTCATCATGACAGCATGCCGGAAGAGCATGTGCGGATCATCAAGGCGGCCGACAAAATCTCGGCGTATTTGAAATGCCAGGCGGAATTGAAGGCCGGCAATACCGAGTTCGAGATGGCCGCGCAGGAGTTGGCCAAAACGATAGCAGGCTACCGGCAGCCGGAAGTGGTGTTTTTCATGCAGGCGTTCGCGCCGAGCTGCGGTTTGACCCTGGATGGGTTGATGAGGACTTAA
- a CDS encoding DUF4304 domain-containing protein, with product MTTDSQAMKAALKNIVIPVLRTNGFKGSLPHFRRMLTDRVDLLTFQFDKWGGGFIIEISNCPISGHTTSWGKHIPPNKVTAHDLNPNQRMRLRPLPGSGTDAWFRFESEAYSEVANSVLPHIKAAEDWWQNGA from the coding sequence ATGACCACTGACTCACAAGCGATGAAAGCTGCGCTCAAAAACATTGTCATTCCTGTTCTTCGCACCAATGGGTTTAAAGGGTCGCTCCCGCATTTCCGCAGAATGCTCACTGACAGAGTTGACTTACTTACCTTCCAATTTGATAAATGGGGCGGTGGTTTCATAATCGAGATTTCAAATTGCCCCATCTCTGGGCATACAACCTCTTGGGGCAAACACATTCCACCAAATAAAGTAACAGCCCACGATCTCAATCCAAATCAACGAATGCGCCTCCGACCACTCCCAGGTTCAGGTACGGACGCTTGGTTTAGATTTGAAAGTGAAGCATATTCTGAGGTAGCTAATTCTGTTCTTCCTCATATCAAGGCGGCTGAAGACTGGTGGCAGAATGGTGCCTAA
- a CDS encoding SagB/ThcOx family dehydrogenase, which translates to MDKMIESPAATDAVFAYHERTKHYLNRYAAGPGGLDWADQPDPFRRFKGCEIISLPPPGTELPVLFAELDQTVQTPAQPLTLSRLGLLLELAFGLSAWKQYGADRWALRCNPSSGNLHPTEAYVINSGANLLPAGVYHYLSHDHALEKRGEFNPNSTGSELCIALTSIHWREAWKYGERAYRYCQHDIGHALGALRYAAATLGWSLELLTECGDDELGRLLGLDRRADFKEEEAELPDLICRIRFMQGVQLRPDVDGLLKCAENAVWHGQAECLSQFHRNRWPIIEEVAKAVHKARAKEPDSQSAHHPLPVSVCPQTATAIIRQRRSAQRFDALTYLPLSDFKRILSSVMPASRVPFDVWRWPPAVHLLLFVHRVENLVPGLYLLPRSHAAVEPLRAAMSGAFAWQAAENMADLPVYRLVAGNCQRMAKTVSCHQDIAGDGAFSLAMLAEFQQPISREPWCYRRLFWECGLIGQALYLEAEAAGMRGTGIGCFFDDSVHDILGLKDNRFQSLYHFTVGQALEDARLQTLPAYHHLSQR; encoded by the coding sequence ATGGACAAAATGATTGAATCTCCGGCGGCAACCGATGCGGTTTTTGCATATCACGAACGCACCAAGCATTACCTGAACCGTTATGCTGCCGGTCCGGGTGGGCTGGACTGGGCCGACCAGCCCGATCCGTTCCGGCGTTTTAAAGGCTGCGAAATCATTTCGCTGCCACCACCGGGAACAGAATTGCCGGTTTTGTTTGCCGAACTCGATCAAACGGTCCAAACTCCCGCGCAACCGTTAACATTGAGTCGCTTAGGCTTGCTGCTGGAACTGGCGTTCGGTTTGTCGGCCTGGAAACAGTACGGTGCCGACCGCTGGGCATTGCGCTGTAATCCGTCCAGCGGCAATCTGCATCCGACCGAAGCGTATGTCATCAATAGCGGTGCCAACTTATTGCCGGCCGGCGTCTATCATTACTTGAGTCATGATCACGCGCTGGAGAAGCGTGGCGAATTTAATCCCAATTCAACAGGGTCTGAACTCTGCATTGCTTTGACCTCGATCCACTGGCGCGAAGCCTGGAAATACGGAGAACGTGCCTACCGTTACTGCCAGCACGATATCGGTCATGCGCTGGGCGCATTGCGTTATGCGGCGGCGACATTGGGCTGGTCGCTTGAACTGCTGACCGAATGCGGTGATGACGAATTGGGACGGCTATTGGGATTGGATCGGCGCGCCGATTTTAAGGAGGAGGAAGCGGAGTTGCCCGATTTGATTTGCCGCATCCGGTTCATGCAGGGTGTCCAGCTAAGACCCGATGTCGACGGCTTGCTGAAATGCGCCGAAAATGCCGTCTGGCATGGGCAAGCCGAGTGTCTGAGCCAATTTCATCGCAATCGATGGCCGATTATTGAGGAAGTCGCGAAAGCTGTGCATAAGGCGCGGGCCAAGGAACCGGACTCTCAGTCCGCCCATCACCCCCTTCCCGTCAGCGTTTGTCCTCAAACCGCTACCGCTATCATCCGCCAACGCCGCAGCGCGCAGCGTTTCGATGCATTGACTTATTTGCCGCTCTCCGATTTCAAGCGCATTTTGAGCTCCGTGATGCCGGCAAGCCGCGTTCCTTTCGACGTGTGGCGCTGGCCGCCTGCGGTCCATTTGTTGCTGTTCGTGCATCGGGTCGAAAATTTGGTGCCCGGTTTATATCTGCTGCCGCGTTCGCACGCGGCGGTCGAGCCGTTGCGCGCGGCGATGAGTGGCGCGTTCGCTTGGCAGGCGGCGGAAAACATGGCCGATTTACCGGTATACCGTTTGGTGGCCGGCAATTGCCAACGCATGGCCAAAACCGTGTCCTGCCATCAGGATATTGCGGGTGATGGCGCTTTCAGTCTGGCGATGCTCGCGGAGTTTCAACAGCCGATCAGCCGTGAACCCTGGTGCTATCGCCGCTTGTTTTGGGAATGTGGTTTGATCGGTCAGGCACTGTATTTGGAGGCCGAAGCCGCTGGTATGCGCGGCACCGGCATCGGCTGTTTTTTCGATGACAGCGTGCATGATATTCTCGGTCTTAAAGATAACCGATTCCAAAGCCTCTATCATTTCACGGTTGGTCAGGCGTTGGAAGATGCGCGCTTGCAGACGCTGCCGGCTTATCACCATCTAAGCCAGAGATAG
- a CDS encoding DedA family protein — MELLTQILDFFLHINAHLAAIFEQYGTLTYSILFLIVFCETGLVVMPWLPGDSLLFAAGALTASTGKLDIYVLIGLLIAAALTGDNVNYLVGRFLGKKIKAREKIGFFKREYIERTEAYYEQYGGRTVIIARFIPLIRTMAPFVAGAGNMRYLRYIGFCISGAVLWVGGLTTLGYQFGNLEIVQKNFELVILSIVAISLLPIVHQAWKSVRKKAVGAASV, encoded by the coding sequence ATGGAACTCTTGACGCAAATCCTCGATTTCTTCCTGCACATCAACGCGCATCTGGCCGCAATATTCGAACAATACGGCACGCTGACCTATTCGATCCTGTTCCTGATCGTGTTTTGCGAAACCGGCCTGGTCGTGATGCCTTGGTTGCCCGGCGATTCGTTGTTGTTCGCGGCAGGCGCCTTGACCGCCAGCACCGGCAAATTGGACATCTATGTGTTGATCGGGCTGCTGATCGCGGCCGCGTTGACCGGCGACAACGTGAATTATCTGGTCGGCAGGTTCCTCGGCAAAAAAATCAAGGCACGGGAAAAAATCGGCTTTTTCAAGCGCGAATATATCGAGCGCACCGAAGCGTATTATGAGCAATACGGCGGCCGCACGGTGATCATCGCGCGCTTCATTCCGTTGATCCGCACGATGGCGCCGTTCGTGGCCGGCGCGGGCAACATGCGCTATCTCCGCTACATCGGCTTTTGCATCAGCGGCGCGGTGTTGTGGGTCGGCGGGTTGACGACGCTCGGCTACCAATTCGGCAATCTGGAGATCGTGCAGAAGAATTTCGAACTGGTCATTTTGAGCATCGTCGCGATCTCCCTGCTGCCGATCGTGCATCAGGCCTGGAAAAGCGTGCGCAAGAAAGCGGTCGGCGCCGCGTCGGTTTAG
- a CDS encoding DUF4431 domain-containing protein, translated as MKLSTVLLLLVGTSAHATECLTYFNPVTLQGVLGRHTFPEQPNYESIAKGDAKAIYFFVSPNKTFCVAEGRNTDGLEPAEPQVSQVQLVFPDGTISYQRLRPYLGKEVVCRGSFFHAITEHHHSPVLLDGAKCRPTNFS; from the coding sequence ATGAAACTATCCACCGTTCTATTGCTGTTGGTCGGTACTTCAGCACATGCTACTGAGTGCCTTACCTATTTCAATCCGGTCACCCTTCAAGGCGTGCTCGGTCGGCACACTTTTCCCGAACAGCCGAATTACGAAAGCATCGCTAAAGGCGATGCCAAGGCAATCTATTTCTTTGTCTCGCCCAACAAAACCTTTTGTGTCGCGGAAGGCAGAAACACCGACGGCCTTGAGCCTGCGGAGCCGCAAGTCAGTCAAGTTCAACTCGTATTCCCTGACGGAACCATTTCGTATCAACGATTGCGACCATATCTAGGCAAAGAGGTTGTTTGTCGTGGCAGTTTCTTCCATGCAATTACCGAGCATCATCATTCGCCTGTGCTCTTGGACGGCGCCAAATGCCGTCCAACCAATTTTTCCTGA
- a CDS encoding DUF4136 domain-containing protein — MFTKPSTYLLVALNLFLAACSSVSVTSDYDHSAAFEQYRTYTLAPSSENIALSPSSESALRDSLRTNLAARNIAEVSKDADLHVVRHISTKEKLAVYQTNDWNYRGMPYGYGRYGAWANAPSTYTDISQYTEGTLILDFVDAKTQKLVFRGTGTGIVSDPQTNAKRIREAVEKIVTQFPKTLSH; from the coding sequence ATGTTTACAAAACCCTCCACATACCTGCTCGTTGCCTTAAACTTGTTCTTGGCTGCCTGCTCATCAGTCTCGGTCACCTCCGACTACGACCATTCGGCAGCTTTCGAGCAATACCGAACCTATACCTTGGCGCCATCGAGTGAAAACATTGCGTTGTCGCCGTCAAGCGAATCAGCGCTCCGCGACTCCCTTCGCACCAATCTTGCGGCGCGCAACATTGCCGAAGTTTCCAAAGACGCCGATCTTCATGTGGTTCGCCATATTTCCACCAAAGAAAAACTGGCCGTATATCAAACCAATGACTGGAATTACCGCGGGATGCCCTATGGCTACGGACGTTACGGAGCTTGGGCAAATGCTCCCAGCACCTATACTGACATATCGCAATATACCGAAGGAACGCTGATACTGGATTTCGTGGATGCAAAGACTCAGAAATTGGTGTTTCGCGGCACTGGCACCGGCATCGTTAGCGATCCGCAAACCAATGCCAAACGTATTCGTGAAGCCGTTGAAAAAATTGTCACACAATTCCCCAAAACCTTGTCGCATTGA
- a CDS encoding efflux RND transporter permease subunit: MLAALVRFSIRFYGVVITLAVLILCYGGYRFLTAGLDIFPEFSPKRVIIQTEAPGLSSEQVEVLVTQPIEMAVSGLIGLETVRSESIQGLSIVTVNFAEQSDIYRNRQLIGERLTELPAKLPPGVMPVAVPLSSSSATVLTLGLTSDRQDLMALRSLVDWTIVPRLLAVPGVADVNVFGGDIKQLQIQVEPSRLRKFNLALDEISRAAEQAGVIQGGGFIENQNQRFTLQTAGSASTPEQMAKIIVKRDKGMNVTLGDVAAIAYAPEPPIGAAQILGKPGIVMMVIGQYGANTLSVSRQVEQALSEFDRLFKQQAISFYPHLFRPADYIERSVANLSGHLLIGGLFVLIILYLFLFNFRTAFISALAIPVSLVGAVIVLLEAGVNLNIMVLGGLAIALGEVVDDAIIDTENIFRRLRENRLLHAPKPVSEIVYSASLEVRSSVVYASFIVALVFVPLLTLPGVAGRLFAPLGYSYILAILASLIVALTLTPALCYLLLGRAALAMDDPPLIKRLKPFYQKTLSAVYSRFNWIVGGSLLVCVAGLLAFTTLKSQFLPELREGHFIVHTSSLPGTSLKESIRIGTQLTKQILQIPGVESMSQWAGRAARGADTYGSHYSEYEVRLKPLSGSEQQRILNRIRDVLEDFPGISFEANTFLTERIDETISGYTAPVAVNIYGNDLNGLDAKAQRLAALLRDVEGANDVQVRSPPGAPQIRVEMNLDRMKFWGVTPKTVLDSLRIAYETQVTGRRLEGNRIFNIAVALSPSLRERPEALAELPIRTQDGKLITLAEAADIRYTLTRYNILHEGAQRRQTVTCNVQDRDLDAFMADLKARIAKDLPETGDSYIEFTGAAVEQASARKDLIVHSLLAGIGVLIFIYLAIGSIRHVGLTLCNLPFALIGGVAAVLATQAALSVGSVVGFVTLFGITVRNSIMLLSHYRYLIEVEKQEWNLATAVQGAEERLPSILMTALVTALAMFPIAFNSDNPGREIMGPMAAIIIGGLVSSTALNLLLLPGMLLRYGKFNETWTK; encoded by the coding sequence ATGCTGGCCGCGCTGGTTCGTTTTTCGATCCGTTTTTACGGTGTCGTGATTACGCTCGCGGTGCTGATTTTGTGTTACGGCGGTTACCGGTTTCTGACCGCCGGGCTCGACATCTTCCCCGAATTTTCGCCGAAACGGGTGATCATTCAAACCGAGGCGCCGGGCTTGTCCTCCGAGCAGGTCGAGGTGCTGGTCACGCAGCCGATCGAAATGGCGGTCAGCGGTCTGATCGGCCTCGAAACCGTGCGCTCGGAATCGATCCAGGGCTTGTCGATCGTAACGGTCAATTTCGCAGAACAGTCCGACATTTACCGGAACCGGCAGTTGATCGGCGAGCGCCTGACCGAACTGCCGGCCAAATTGCCGCCCGGCGTGATGCCGGTCGCGGTGCCGTTGTCCTCTTCCTCGGCGACCGTGCTGACGCTCGGCCTGACCTCCGACAGGCAGGATCTGATGGCGCTGCGCAGCCTGGTCGACTGGACGATCGTGCCGCGCCTGCTGGCCGTGCCGGGCGTCGCGGACGTGAACGTGTTCGGCGGCGACATCAAGCAATTGCAGATCCAGGTCGAACCCTCGCGCCTGCGCAAATTCAATCTTGCGCTCGACGAGATCAGCCGGGCGGCCGAGCAGGCCGGCGTGATTCAGGGCGGCGGTTTCATCGAAAATCAAAATCAGCGCTTTACCTTGCAAACGGCGGGATCGGCCTCTACGCCGGAGCAAATGGCCAAGATCATCGTGAAGCGCGACAAGGGCATGAACGTCACGCTCGGCGATGTGGCGGCGATCGCCTATGCGCCCGAACCGCCGATCGGCGCGGCGCAGATACTCGGCAAGCCCGGCATCGTGATGATGGTGATCGGCCAATACGGCGCGAATACGCTGTCGGTGTCGCGCCAGGTCGAACAAGCCCTGAGCGAATTCGATCGCCTGTTCAAGCAGCAGGCGATCAGTTTTTATCCGCATCTGTTCCGGCCCGCCGATTACATCGAACGCTCGGTTGCGAACCTGTCCGGCCACTTGCTGATCGGCGGCCTGTTCGTGCTGATCATCCTGTACCTGTTTCTGTTCAATTTCCGCACCGCGTTCATCTCGGCGCTGGCGATTCCGGTGTCGCTGGTCGGCGCGGTGATCGTGCTGCTCGAAGCCGGCGTCAATCTGAACATCATGGTGCTCGGCGGGCTCGCGATCGCGCTCGGCGAGGTCGTCGACGATGCGATCATCGATACCGAAAATATCTTTCGCCGCCTGCGCGAAAACCGGCTGTTGCACGCGCCGAAGCCGGTCTCCGAGATCGTTTATAGCGCCTCGCTGGAAGTCCGCAGTTCGGTCGTTTACGCGAGCTTCATCGTGGCGCTGGTGTTCGTGCCGCTGTTGACCCTGCCCGGCGTAGCCGGCCGTCTGTTCGCGCCGCTCGGCTATTCGTATATCCTGGCGATCCTGGCCTCGCTGATCGTCGCGCTGACCTTGACGCCGGCGCTCTGTTATCTCTTGCTCGGCAGGGCGGCCCTCGCGATGGACGATCCGCCCCTGATCAAGCGCCTGAAGCCCTTTTATCAGAAGACATTGAGCGCGGTTTATTCGCGTTTCAACTGGATCGTCGGCGGCAGTCTGCTCGTTTGCGTGGCGGGGCTGTTGGCGTTTACGACGCTGAAAAGCCAGTTTCTGCCGGAACTGCGCGAAGGCCATTTCATCGTGCATACCAGCAGCCTGCCCGGCACCTCGCTGAAGGAGTCGATACGGATCGGCACGCAGTTGACCAAACAAATCCTGCAAATTCCCGGGGTTGAGTCGATGTCGCAATGGGCCGGGCGCGCCGCGCGCGGGGCCGATACCTACGGCAGCCATTACAGCGAATACGAAGTGCGGCTGAAACCGCTGTCGGGATCGGAGCAGCAGCGGATTCTGAACCGGATTCGCGACGTGCTGGAAGATTTTCCGGGCATCTCTTTCGAGGCGAATACGTTTTTGACCGAACGCATCGATGAAACGATTTCGGGTTATACCGCGCCGGTGGCGGTGAATATCTACGGCAACGATTTAAACGGGCTGGACGCCAAAGCCCAAAGGTTGGCCGCCTTGCTGCGGGACGTGGAAGGGGCGAACGACGTGCAGGTGCGCTCGCCGCCCGGCGCGCCGCAAATCCGGGTCGAAATGAATCTCGATCGGATGAAATTCTGGGGCGTCACGCCGAAGACCGTGCTCGACAGCTTGCGGATTGCCTACGAAACGCAGGTTACCGGCCGGAGGCTCGAAGGCAACCGGATCTTCAATATCGCGGTCGCGCTGTCTCCGAGCCTCCGCGAGCGACCCGAAGCGCTCGCCGAGCTGCCGATTCGAACCCAGGACGGCAAGCTGATTACCTTGGCCGAGGCCGCGGACATCCGTTACACCCTGACCCGCTACAACATTCTGCACGAAGGCGCGCAGCGGCGGCAGACGGTCACCTGCAACGTGCAGGACAGGGATCTGGATGCTTTCATGGCGGACCTCAAGGCTCGCATCGCGAAAGACCTGCCCGAAACCGGCGACAGCTATATCGAGTTTACCGGCGCGGCGGTCGAACAGGCCAGCGCGCGCAAGGACTTGATCGTGCATTCCTTGCTGGCCGGCATCGGCGTGTTGATCTTCATCTATCTGGCGATCGGCAGCATCCGCCATGTGGGGCTGACCCTGTGCAATCTGCCCTTCGCGTTGATCGGCGGCGTCGCGGCCGTGTTGGCAACCCAGGCGGCGCTATCGGTCGGTTCGGTGGTCGGCTTCGTGACCCTGTTCGGCATCACCGTGCGCAACAGCATCATGCTGCTCTCGCATTACCGCTATCTGATCGAAGTCGAAAAGCAGGAATGGAATCTGGCTACCGCGGTGCAGGGCGCCGAGGAGCGGCTGCCGTCGATCCTGATGACCGCACTGGTGACTGCCCTGGCGATGTTTCCGATCGCGTTCAACAGCGATAATCCCGGCCGCGAGATCATGGGGCCGATGGCCGCGATCATCATCGGCGGCTTGGTCTCTTCGACGGCGCTTAATTTGCTGTTATTGCCGGGGATGCTGTTACGCTATGGGAAATTTAATGAGACATGGACAAAATGA